CGAGGAAATAGAGTGCGATCACCCCGACCGCACTGATCCAGTGCAGCGTAATGGCGCCCCAGCCGTATGCCTGACGGGTGTTGCTGAAGCTCATTCGGGTATGTTCGACCTAATCGCAGACCTTCGCCTTGATCGATCGCAATTCGGCTAGGTTTGGTCACCTCTCGTGAGGCCGCCCTCGCCGGCCAGGCAGCCGCCGTCCCGTCCTGAAGGGTCGGCTCACTCGCCGCGCAAAAGTGCGTTCAGGCGGTAGGCTGCGGCGACGGCTCCCCCCCGCGCGACGACGCCCGCGCTCTGCGCGGCCAGCGCCTCGCGTTCGGCGTCGAGCAAGTCGAGGGTCGGCTTTTGTCCGACCCGGACTTCGTGGCGCACGCTGTCGAGCGCGCTGGCCGCCGCAGCGCCCTGGTCGTCGGCGGCGGCCACAAGCGCACGGGAGGTTTGCACATCTTCCCAGGCGCCCGTGACGGCCTCGCGGACCCGGGCGCGGGCGCTATCGACCCCTGACTGAGCGCCACGCGCGCCGGCGCGGGCCTCGTTGATCTTGCCGTTGATCAGGCCGCCGGCGAAGAGGGTCCAGTGACCCTGGACGCCGACCGTCACGCCGTCGGCACGATAGCCAGGGAAGAACTGATCGCGCGCGCTGCTGGCCGTTGCGGTCAAGGCGAGGCTCGGAAGCCGATCGGCTTGGGCGTAGCGCACGCCCGCGTCGGCGGCGCGCGCCTGGGCCTGGGCGGCGACAAGCGCCGGGCTGGTCCGCAGGGCCGTGGCCATGGCGGCGTCGAGGGACCTCGGAATGGGTGGCGGCGCAGGGAGGGATTCCAGATTGTCCGGCTCCACCCCGAAGACGGTGACAAAGTGCGCGCGGGTGCGGGCGACATCGCCGCTGGCCCGGGCAAGACCGGCGCGGGCCTCGGCCAGTCGGGCCTGCGCTTGAGCCAGATCGGTGCGAGGGGTCTCGCCGCCCTTGAAGCGTAATTGGGCCTGGTCTGCGATCTCGCGCATCTGTCGGACCTGGGCTTCGTTCAAGGCCAGGATCTCCCGCGCGGCGAGGACGGCGACATAGGCTTCCGCCGCCTGGGCCGCGAGCAGCGCCTTGGCGCCGCCAGCCTGGGCGATGGCGGCGTCCCGTCCCTGGCGGGCGCGATCGATGGCGGCGCTGACCGCCCCGCCGGTGAACAGCGGCTGGCGCAGTTCCAGGGCGGCGACACGCGGCGAAACGTCGGCGCGGCCGAAGCCGAAGAAGCCGCCGAGATCCGTCGTCCCCTGCCCGGCCTGACCCGAGAGGGTCAGGGCCGGCAGTCTCCCGGCCTGGGCCTGGGCCAGGCGCGCCTCGGCTGCGTCCGTCTGCGCCGCGGATTGGGCGAGCGCGGGATTGGAGCGTTGAGCCAGCGCGATCGCTTCCTCCAGCGTCAGGGCGAAGGCGCTCTGCGGCGCGGCCAAGGCCGCCGCCAGACCGAGGGCCAGCAGCGCGCGGATTGAGCTCAACGGAATGCGACTCCCGGCTTGATCCCGAGCTTCTTGAAGATCTTGGCCGCCGGGCAGAAGCCGGTGAAGGCGGCCTGGATCATGTTGAGCCCGGCGAAGACGGTCAGAGCGATCCACAAGGGATTGACGTAGTGGGCGAGCGCAACGCCCAGCAGCACGACGCAGCCGGCAAAGACCAGAACCATACGATCGACAGTCATGATCAACTTCCTTGTGACGCCCTGGCATGAGCCTGGGTGAGTGCCTGGCGCGTCCAGGCGACGATTTGTTGGGTGCTCATTAAGCCGGCCGTCCGCGCGATCTCCTGGCCGTCACGGAAGAGCAGGAGGGCCGGGATGCCAGAGATCCTCAGCTCGGCCGACGCTTGGGGATCGGCTTCGGAGTCGAGCTTCAGAAGCCGGACATCGGGCTCGAGCATCTGGGCTGCGGCGGCGAAATTCGGCGCCATGGCGCGGCAAGGGCCGCACCACGCCGCCCAGACATCGACCAGCACCGCCGCACCCTTGGTGGATGCGCGATGCACGGCCAAAGACTTGGCGTCGACTGCCGCCGGATGGCCGTTGAACAGGGGCTCGCCGCAGCGGCCACACTTGGCCGAGAGCGGGTCCTTGGCGTCCGGCGCTCGATTGACGGCGCCGCAGGCCGGGCAGACGAACTGGCGCATGGCTCAGCCCTTGATCTTCCGCAGGCCCATCACTTCCAAGGCCAGCTTCTCGTAGAAGGGCTCGCTCACGCCGCTCTTGATCTTGCCGATGAAGTATTTCTCGAACCCGACCTTGGCCAGGTGGACCCAGCCGCCGCTGGCCGACCAGTTGACGTTGCGCGGCGGGATCTGCGGCTGGGCGATGAAGGCCACGCCGCCGTCGCCAAAATCGGCCAGGCAGAAGGCGTTCCAGGTCGCTTCGTGGGTCGGATCCTTGCCGTCGATGATCTCAGCCATGTTGTGGGCGATGGCCGTGACCATGCTCTCGATCATGAAGCCGGTCTTGGGTACGCCGACCGGGACGGGCGTCTTGCCGGTGGGGGCGATGGCGACGCAGACGCCGAGGCCAAAGACGTTCGGGAAGGTTGGATTGCGCTGGTGCTTGTCGATGACGATGAAGCCGCGCGGATTGGTCAGGCCTTCGATCCCACGGACGGCGGCGACGCCGCGGAACGCCGGCAGCATCATCGAATAGGCGAAAGGCAGATCGTGGGTCTGCTTTACCGAACCGTCGTCGGCGATCTCCTCGACGTGCATAACACCCGCTTCGACAGATGCGACCTTGGCGTTGGTCACCCACTTGATGTGGCGCTCGCGCATCTCGCTCTCGAGCAGACCCTTGGTGTCGCCCACGCCGTCGAGCCCGAGGTGCCCGACATAAGGCTCCGAAGTGATGAAGGTCATCGGGACCTTGTCGCGGATTTTCCGGCGCCGCAGTTCCGTGTCGAGGATCATCGCGAACTCGTAGGCCGGGCCGAAGCACGAGGCGCCCTGCACGGCGCCGACGACGATCGGACCGGGGTTCTCGACAAACTTGTCGAAGGCGGCGGCCGCAGTCTCGGCGTGATCGACGTGGCAGACCGATTGGGTGAAACCGCCATGCGGCCCGAGGCCCGGGATTTCGTCGAAGGCTAGGTCAGGGCCGGTGGCGATGACCAGGTAATCGTAGTCGATGGTCGTGCCGTCGTTGAGGTCCAGCTGGCTCTTGGCGGGTGAGACCGTCTTGGCGCCGACGCCGGTGAAGGCGACCCCTCGCTTCTTGAACACCGGCGGCAGCTTGACCTCGATGGCGTCGCGCTTGCGCCAGTGAACCGCGACCCAAGGGTTGGACGGGACGAAGTGGAAGGTGTCGCCTTGCGACACCACGCTCACTTCCGCCTTGTCGCCGACGGCGTCCTTGATTTCGAAGGCGGCGATGGCGCCGCCCAGTCCGGCTCCCAGGATGACAATGCGGGGCTTGGCCATAGTCCGTCTCCTCCAGTAGCCGGCTTTCGCCAGCGGCGAATGTCCGCCCCTTTTTCCAGAGGCGCTTTGATGCGGATCACGGCCGGGCCGGGTTCGCGGCCTTAAGAGTGAAGCTCATCCTGCTTGACCCAATATTGTAAACCGCGCATATGCGCAACTATGAAAGTAGATGCCGCCGCCATGATGCCTTCCGCCGGTGACGCCTGCGCCCTTCTGAAGGCGCTGGCGAACCCGCATCGGCTGATGATCGTCTGCACCCTGATCGACGGTGAGCAGTCGGTGGGCGCGCTCGCCCAGATGCTTGGCGTGCGCGAAACCCTGGCCTCGCAGCACCTGGGCCTGTTGCGCCGCGACGGCGTCGTCGCCGCACGACGCGACGGCCAGACCATCTACTACGGCCTGCAAAGCGGTCAGGCCCGCGCCCTGATCGAGACCCTGTCCCGCTTGTTCTGCGCGATTCCCGACCGCGCCCACCCTTAAGGAGCTTCCCCCATGTTCGGCGCCCCCAAGACCAAGGACCTTACCCCGCAACAGGTGAAGGCTGCCCTCGACGCCCGTGAAATCCTACTGATTGACGTGCGCGAACCGGACGAATTCGCCGCCGAGAAGATCGCCGGGGCGCTCAACATTCCCCTGTCGACCTTCGATCCGGCCGCCCTGCCCGCCGCGGCGGGTAAAGCGGTTGTCCTGCAGTGCGCCGGCGGCAAGCGATCGGCCATGGCCATCGACAGGTGCCGCAAGGCCAATCAGGCCGTTGAGATGCATCTGGCCGGCG
This is a stretch of genomic DNA from Phenylobacterium immobile (ATCC 35973). It encodes these proteins:
- a CDS encoding TolC family outer membrane protein, whose protein sequence is MSSIRALLALGLAAALAAPQSAFALTLEEAIALAQRSNPALAQSAAQTDAAEARLAQAQAGRLPALTLSGQAGQGTTDLGGFFGFGRADVSPRVAALELRQPLFTGGAVSAAIDRARQGRDAAIAQAGGAKALLAAQAAEAYVAVLAAREILALNEAQVRQMREIADQAQLRFKGGETPRTDLAQAQARLAEARAGLARASGDVARTRAHFVTVFGVEPDNLESLPAPPPIPRSLDAAMATALRTSPALVAAQAQARAADAGVRYAQADRLPSLALTATASSARDQFFPGYRADGVTVGVQGHWTLFAGGLINGKINEARAGARGAQSGVDSARARVREAVTGAWEDVQTSRALVAAADDQGAAAASALDSVRHEVRVGQKPTLDLLDAEREALAAQSAGVVARGGAVAAAYRLNALLRGE
- a CDS encoding YgaP family membrane protein, producing the protein MTVDRMVLVFAGCVVLLGVALAHYVNPLWIALTVFAGLNMIQAAFTGFCPAAKIFKKLGIKPGVAFR
- a CDS encoding thioredoxin domain-containing protein; the protein is MRQFVCPACGAVNRAPDAKDPLSAKCGRCGEPLFNGHPAAVDAKSLAVHRASTKGAAVLVDVWAAWCGPCRAMAPNFAAAAQMLEPDVRLLKLDSEADPQASAELRISGIPALLLFRDGQEIARTAGLMSTQQIVAWTRQALTQAHARASQGS
- a CDS encoding NAD(P)/FAD-dependent oxidoreductase, translating into MAKPRIVILGAGLGGAIAAFEIKDAVGDKAEVSVVSQGDTFHFVPSNPWVAVHWRKRDAIEVKLPPVFKKRGVAFTGVGAKTVSPAKSQLDLNDGTTIDYDYLVIATGPDLAFDEIPGLGPHGGFTQSVCHVDHAETAAAAFDKFVENPGPIVVGAVQGASCFGPAYEFAMILDTELRRRKIRDKVPMTFITSEPYVGHLGLDGVGDTKGLLESEMRERHIKWVTNAKVASVEAGVMHVEEIADDGSVKQTHDLPFAYSMMLPAFRGVAAVRGIEGLTNPRGFIVIDKHQRNPTFPNVFGLGVCVAIAPTGKTPVPVGVPKTGFMIESMVTAIAHNMAEIIDGKDPTHEATWNAFCLADFGDGGVAFIAQPQIPPRNVNWSASGGWVHLAKVGFEKYFIGKIKSGVSEPFYEKLALEVMGLRKIKG
- a CDS encoding ArsR/SmtB family transcription factor, translated to MKVDAAAMMPSAGDACALLKALANPHRLMIVCTLIDGEQSVGALAQMLGVRETLASQHLGLLRRDGVVAARRDGQTIYYGLQSGQARALIETLSRLFCAIPDRAHP
- a CDS encoding rhodanese-like domain-containing protein, producing the protein MFGAPKTKDLTPQQVKAALDAREILLIDVREPDEFAAEKIAGALNIPLSTFDPAALPAAAGKAVVLQCAGGKRSAMAIDRCRKANQAVEMHLAGGLAAWKAAGLPTVTG